Sequence from the Prunus persica cultivar Lovell chromosome G5, Prunus_persica_NCBIv2, whole genome shotgun sequence genome:
TACGAGGTTGAATGCTTAATTGACTTATGTTCGGCAAATTCTTAAGTGAAGTTGCAGTGACAAGTTCTTATGTGTGCTAAAAAGGATAAAGCCCTAATCCAAGATGGggggaagaaagaaaggaatagGTCCAGTAAATGTTAAAAGGCCCATCATTTACTTTTAGATGTATAGTGTTAAATGTACATTTCCAAAACTGGTGATCATTTCGTTCAATAACAATGCGATCTTCAGTTTTAGCTagctttcatttttctgttcGTGATGTAATATAAAATcgtcattatttttttctggAACTATTGTGAGTGAATGTTTTCATTCATGTTGAATGCAGCATAACAGCCTTGTGAAGTTTTGAGGCCTCAAGATTTTCACTACATTACAGTTACATCAGATTCTTGATGAGCACTTTGCTTcgttttgttcttttacttgaaacacataaaaataagggataaaaatttcatttagGAAGTGAGTGTTGCTTTTGCGtaatctctcactctctctttgTGGGGAAATCTTAATTTTCTACAGGGTTGTGCGTTTGCTATGTCATCTTCATAATGGAAGTAGAGAACGTTGGTATCCCAGTGATCTTACAAGACCTAGACCTCAATGGTGACAAGGCAAGAAGGAACTCTATCCCAGTAATCCCACAGGAACTGGAGCCCAATGATGGTGATGTCAGAAGGAACTCTATCTCAGTGATCCCTCAGGAAACAAATTCCAATGTCGGTGATATCAGAAGGAATTCTATCCCAGAGTTCCCACAGGAAATGGAGCCCAAGGGTGGTAATGTCAGAGGGGACTCTAACCTTGTGATTCCACAGGAAATAGAAGCcaatggtggtggtgatagCAGAAGGAGCTCCATCGGGAAAGTAGATCCTCTTCCTGATATAAAAAGGAACTCTATCCCAGTGATCCCACAGGAAATGGAATCCAATGGTGATGATAGGAACTCTATTGCAGGGATCCCACAGGAAATAAAACCCAGTGGCAGTGATATCAAACGGAACCATATCCCAGCGATCCCACATGAAATGGAGACCAAGGGTGGTGATGTCAGAATGAACTCTATCGAGAGTGTAGATCCTCCTGATGTTATCATCAGGAATTCTATCTCCATGATCCCACAGGGAATGGAATTTAATGGTAGTGATGCTAGCAGGAGCTCTGTTGCAGTGATCCCACAGGAAATTGAACCCAATGGCAGTGGTATCAGAAGGAACTCTATCCCAGTGATCTCGCAGGAAATGGAGCCCAAAGGTGGTGATATCAGAAGGAACTACCTCTTAGTGATCCCACTGGAAACAGAGCCCAATGGTGataatataagaaaaaatCGTCCGAACATTGGTGTAACGATTCAATCCCGTTATCTCAGAGCTCGAACAGGTTCCTGCCATGATTATTGCAAATATGGAGTGAGAAATCCTTCTCAAGAAAATGCACCCATTGCAATGCCAAAATCTGATACAGCAACTGGAAGTGCAGGCCAGAATCTCAAAGCAACTAATTCAGCAGACACAGAGAGGAAAAAGATGCCCACAACCAGTCCAAAGCCTTCACTAGATTCCGACACTCAGAAACTTGACTATTCAGTTGTCACAGAGAAAAAGGTGATATCCACAACTGCTCGTAAATCTTATCCAGATTCTGGAACCCGGAAACTTAATAATTCTGTTGTCACAGAGAGAAAAGTTTTATCattgacaaagaaagaaattatttCTTCAAAGAAAGTTTCGTCTCCCAGGGAAATAGATGTTTGTACAGAAGATTTGGTTGATTTGAAGGTAAAGGCCGATCAGTTAGAGCCATCTTCTCTCCCAGGATCTGTCCTAAGCCTGAACAATTTGGAGGGGATAGCGGCAATCAATCCTAAGTCATCTCCAGATTCGGAGATCCAGACATCTGTTGTCGCAGAGAAAAGAGTTTCATCTTCCTTTAATGATATAGAAGCTTCTTCAGAAGATTCCTTAGATTCGAAGTTGAAGGCTGAGCAATTAGAACCATCTTCTCTCCCAGGATCAGTACTAAGACTGAGTAATTCGAAGGGGATATCCACAATCAGTCCTAAGCCTTCTCCAGATACAGAAACCCTGAAACTTGATCATTCTGTTGTCACGGAAAAAAGAGTTTTaccattgaaaaagaaagaaaaagtttccttgaaaaaagtttcaaccaacGTTAAGGAAATTGATGCTTGTACGGAAGGTTCCCTTTCAAGGGTGAAGCCGGAGCAACTAGGGCCTTCTTCTCTCCCAGGAAAGGGTTCACATAATCAAGGAAAGAATGGAAGCAGAAAAGTCAAGGAAATACTGGAAGGTTCAAGCAGCAGAGGAAATAGAAAAATCAGCAGCAGAACCCTGAGGACTTCTGTATTGGTTGAGAAAAAGATGTTGGGGCCTGAAACTGTTTCTTTGACTTCCGTGCACCCGGTCAAGAGAGTCTCCAATGTGAATACTGGAAGCTGTGAGAAAGTCAAAGGGTCGTCTCATCTGAAAGATCAAAACAATCCCAGAGAAATTGAGCCTGAGGGATCCTGCAATAAGGACATGCCAGAAGAGATTCTGTACGTTATTGAATCAAATACTGAGAATAATACTGTGGAACTAACACCAAATGGCATTAATGCTCCTAAGTTATTATCACCCTCACCCTTGAAAGTCAAAAGCTTGAAGCAAGCAAGGAAGGGAATTGGTAGCACTCGATCACCTCCATCCTCTGAGAAGACAAAACTGAAACGTACTGCAAATAGAGGTTATGGCCGTTCACCTGCTCCTCTATGCCCCGATAACAAAGGGTTGAGACGTAGTACTCTAGCATCTTTA
This genomic interval carries:
- the LOC18775988 gene encoding uncharacterized protein LOC18775988, whose protein sequence is MEVENVGIPVILQDLDLNGDKARRNSIPVIPQELEPNDGDVRRNSISVIPQETNSNVGDIRRNSIPEFPQEMEPKGGNVRGDSNLVIPQEIEANGGGDSRRSSIGKVDPLPDIKRNSIPVIPQEMESNGDDRNSIAGIPQEIKPSGSDIKRNHIPAIPHEMETKGGDVRMNSIESVDPPDVIIRNSISMIPQGMEFNGSDASRSSVAVIPQEIEPNGSGIRRNSIPVISQEMEPKGGDIRRNYLLVIPLETEPNGDNIRKNRPNIGVTIQSRYLRARTGSCHDYCKYGVRNPSQENAPIAMPKSDTATGSAGQNLKATNSADTERKKMPTTSPKPSLDSDTQKLDYSVVTEKKVISTTARKSYPDSGTRKLNNSVVTERKVLSLTKKEIISSKKVSSPREIDVCTEDLVDLKVKADQLEPSSLPGSVLSLNNLEGIAAINPKSSPDSEIQTSVVAEKRVSSSFNDIEASSEDSLDSKLKAEQLEPSSLPGSVLRLSNSKGISTISPKPSPDTETLKLDHSVVTEKRVLPLKKKEKVSLKKVSTNVKEIDACTEGSLSRVKPEQLGPSSLPGKGSHNQGKNGSRKVKEILEGSSSRGNRKISSRTLRTSVLVEKKMLGPETVSLTSVHPVKRVSNVNTGSCEKVKGSSHLKDQNNPREIEPEGSCNKDMPEEILYVIESNTENNTVELTPNGINAPKLLSPSPLKVKSLKQARKGIGSTRSPPSSEKTKLKRTANRGYGRSPAPLCPDNKGLRRSTLASLSSSSPASSSMSISPSQSTHKKESGDTSQHNTMNTDNQIVNLKAERKTRPRRSGVLSSDSKNSLARKLKFRRGRVVDLKPENNTPRRLKFRKVRLVRDTQNRRSGIKGEINGRKEVDDNQSNGTAIRRGTIGWEEVDDSQSNGAGIKRGSIGRKDVDDSESNDAGTGKGSTGRKEVDDSQSNGAKIKREKVVMKNQERDLEGSRRKSFRRKYGRGGMLNGTDTSPEKVVLRHQDVKGRKDVQKLFNNVIKETASRLVESRKSKVKALVGAFETVISLQDARPLTVEDAC